One window of Prochlorococcus marinus XMU1408 genomic DNA carries:
- a CDS encoding DUF6737 family protein translates to MESNSNKSYWDLKPYWCQPWSIISFGILLLTFSWTFLKNIIITLIFSVIIIIWWILFLILAPNLYQGVSEKNNLDE, encoded by the coding sequence ATGGAATCAAATTCAAATAAAAGTTATTGGGATTTAAAACCATATTGGTGTCAACCTTGGTCAATTATCAGTTTTGGAATACTATTACTAACTTTTAGTTGGACTTTCTTAAAAAATATCATAATTACTTTAATATTTAGCGTTATTATTATTATCTGGTGGATATTATTTTTAATTCTTGCTCCAAATTTATATCAGGGAGTATCAGAGAAAAATAATCTTGATGAATAA
- a CDS encoding DUF2358 domain-containing protein, with protein MVIKEKELKKFFNLSYGDKAPTREDWESLYNKNVKFIDPTQEKNGIDAYIKAQDGLINRCDDVYLESHNIAINNNIAFIEWTMGLKIKGIEFLYYGTTRLIFDQEGKVQEHRDYFDFCSGTFGNIPVIGVFIRWLYSRFVD; from the coding sequence ATGGTGATCAAAGAGAAAGAATTAAAAAAATTCTTTAATTTATCCTACGGAGACAAAGCTCCTACTAGAGAGGACTGGGAATCTCTATACAATAAAAATGTTAAATTTATAGACCCCACTCAAGAAAAAAATGGTATTGATGCATATATAAAAGCTCAAGATGGATTAATAAACAGATGTGATGACGTTTATCTAGAGTCCCATAATATTGCCATAAATAACAACATTGCTTTTATTGAATGGACAATGGGATTAAAAATAAAAGGCATAGAATTTTTATATTATGGAACAACAAGGTTAATATTTGACCAAGAAGGAAAAGTTCAAGAACATAGAGATTATTTCGATTTTTGCTCAGGCACATTTGGTAATATTCCAGTCATAGGAGTTTTTATTAGATGGCTATACTCTCGCTTTGTTGACTAA
- a CDS encoding peroxiredoxin, whose protein sequence is MPLKLGDQIPDFSLSDQLGVSRTNKQAKGRPLVLFFYPKDDTPGCTAENCGFRDKYDLFKLFGAEVWGVSGDDEASHRSFADKNKLPFPLLCDTENTLRKAFGVPKVLGLLDGRVTYIVDSKGFIRHIFNDLLNGPAHVNEALRVLGEIRN, encoded by the coding sequence ATGCCACTAAAGCTAGGTGATCAAATACCTGATTTTTCTCTATCTGATCAACTAGGTGTTTCTAGGACAAATAAACAAGCAAAGGGTAGACCGCTAGTTCTATTTTTTTATCCAAAAGATGATACTCCAGGTTGTACTGCAGAAAACTGTGGTTTTAGAGATAAATATGATCTCTTCAAGCTGTTTGGTGCAGAGGTTTGGGGAGTAAGTGGAGATGATGAGGCAAGCCATAGATCATTTGCAGATAAAAATAAACTTCCATTTCCATTATTATGTGATACTGAGAATACTTTAAGAAAAGCTTTTGGAGTTCCTAAGGTACTTGGATTACTTGATGGTCGTGTGACTTATATAGTTGATTCTAAGGGTTTTATCAGACATATATTCAACGATCTTTTGAATGGTCCTGCTCATGTAAATGAGGCACTTAGAGTATTAGGTGAAATAAGAAATTAA
- a CDS encoding tetratricopeptide repeat protein, producing the protein MGGFGKKKQENKGSSKKLLKLPEKELRARSINNHLKGKLVEAEKGYLAYIKNGFYDADIFSNYALICEEKGELDKAIKLYEKCTLNSPNHIFSKFNLSFLYYKLNNLVKAEILIENAIELNPNLPNGYCIKGLILKKLNKYNDSKKSLNKAIEIDPNYFDAYINLGLLSKDYNKYNDAEKYYLKAIKINSNSAIAHLNLGACYKEKLEIDKAILYTEIAIKLDSKLENSYLNLATIYNEKGDYNKSIELAKKELTINQKSDLVFQLISEILKTNQPLNISEKDNREYLKNILNRKDISHRELFGSIDNLISNQILEKLSILKSEPYDNKEFNILIRDKELIKALSLLIFCSPLWEKVLRNLRKNLLIKFSEGIQVNNNILNFTIALGSQCFINEYVYYISEEEKYILDKIKNSINKNTNQDYKLALISCYQSLYSINSEFINLDSYISNNKEFNKLLDLQFNEVSNEKNISSEILKVGNIDDLISKEVKSQYELNPYPRWIYNSYAKEKKVNFLSIINSEIYPNSIDENLIKLTDKKLNILIAGCGTGIQVLEASRYNNCEITAIDLSNASISYAKRKVDEYGMTNIKFIEMDLLELKQLDKKFDLIECSGVLHHMKDPARGLSNLVDSLEPRGFLKLGLYSKYARQEILRAREIIKEKKINPSLDKIRSFRNDVLNGDLKQLNEITDWSDFYSTSMCRDLCFHSQEKCYSLIEIKKIIEISNLEFLGFTLSKDVKNNFQSKYKNINSLKDLKVWDKFEKIYPNSFREMYQFWTRKSIK; encoded by the coding sequence TTGGGTGGTTTCGGAAAAAAGAAACAAGAGAATAAAGGCTCTTCTAAAAAACTCCTAAAGCTTCCAGAAAAGGAGCTGAGAGCAAGATCTATCAATAATCATTTAAAAGGTAAATTGGTTGAGGCAGAAAAAGGATATTTAGCTTATATAAAAAATGGATTTTATGATGCGGATATATTTTCAAATTATGCGCTAATTTGTGAAGAGAAGGGAGAATTAGATAAAGCCATTAAACTATATGAAAAATGCACATTAAATTCTCCAAACCATATTTTCTCAAAGTTTAACTTATCTTTTTTATACTATAAATTAAATAATCTAGTAAAAGCAGAAATACTAATTGAAAATGCTATAGAATTAAACCCAAATTTGCCAAATGGATATTGTATTAAAGGATTAATTTTAAAGAAATTAAATAAATATAATGATTCAAAAAAATCGCTTAATAAAGCTATTGAAATAGACCCTAATTACTTTGATGCATATATCAATCTAGGATTATTAAGTAAAGATTATAATAAATATAATGATGCAGAAAAATATTATTTAAAAGCAATTAAAATAAATAGTAATTCTGCCATAGCTCATTTAAATTTAGGAGCATGCTATAAAGAAAAACTAGAAATAGATAAAGCAATATTATATACAGAAATAGCTATAAAATTAGATAGCAAATTAGAAAATTCATATTTGAATCTTGCAACAATCTATAATGAGAAGGGTGACTATAATAAATCAATTGAACTTGCAAAAAAAGAACTTACAATCAATCAAAAAAGTGACTTGGTTTTCCAACTTATAAGTGAGATATTAAAAACAAATCAACCGCTAAATATATCAGAAAAAGATAACAGAGAGTACCTTAAAAATATATTAAATAGAAAAGATATTTCACATCGAGAACTTTTTGGAAGTATCGATAATCTTATTTCAAATCAAATATTAGAAAAATTATCGATTTTAAAGTCTGAACCATATGATAATAAAGAGTTTAATATTCTTATAAGAGATAAAGAATTAATAAAAGCTCTTTCTTTATTAATTTTTTGCTCCCCTTTATGGGAAAAAGTTTTACGAAATTTGCGTAAGAATCTGCTTATTAAGTTTTCAGAAGGTATACAAGTCAACAACAATATTTTAAACTTCACAATTGCACTAGGTTCACAATGCTTCATAAATGAGTATGTCTATTATATATCTGAAGAAGAAAAATATATACTTGATAAAATTAAGAATTCAATTAATAAGAATACTAATCAAGATTATAAATTAGCTCTAATCTCTTGTTATCAATCTTTATATTCAATTAATTCTGAATTTATTAATTTGGATAGTTATATATCTAATAATAAAGAATTTAATAAATTACTTGATTTACAATTTAATGAGGTATCAAATGAAAAAAACATTTCAAGTGAAATCCTAAAAGTAGGTAATATTGATGATTTAATTTCTAAAGAAGTGAAAAGCCAGTACGAATTAAACCCATATCCTAGGTGGATATATAATTCATATGCAAAAGAAAAAAAAGTAAACTTTTTATCAATTATCAATTCTGAAATTTATCCTAATTCTATTGATGAAAATCTAATCAAATTAACCGACAAAAAATTAAATATACTCATAGCAGGATGTGGAACTGGCATTCAAGTACTAGAAGCATCTAGATATAACAACTGTGAGATAACAGCAATTGATTTAAGCAATGCAAGCATCTCATATGCAAAAAGAAAAGTCGATGAATATGGAATGACAAATATAAAATTTATAGAAATGGATCTTCTTGAACTAAAACAGCTAGACAAAAAATTTGATCTGATTGAATGTTCAGGTGTTCTTCATCATATGAAAGACCCTGCTAGGGGTTTATCAAATTTAGTTGATTCTTTAGAACCAAGAGGTTTTTTAAAACTAGGTTTATACAGCAAGTATGCACGACAAGAAATACTAAGAGCAAGAGAAATAATCAAAGAGAAAAAAATAAATCCAAGTCTTGATAAAATAAGAAGCTTTCGCAATGATGTTCTTAATGGAGATCTAAAACAATTAAACGAAATAACAGATTGGTCTGATTTCTACTCAACATCAATGTGTAGAGATCTCTGCTTTCATAGTCAAGAAAAATGTTACTCTCTCATTGAAATCAAAAAGATAATAGAAATATCTAATCTAGAATTCCTAGGATTTACTCTTTCAAAAGACGTAAAAAACAATTTCCAAAGTAAATATAAAAATATAAATTCTTTAAAAGATTTAAAGGTATGGGATAAATTTGAAAAAATCTATCCTAATTCTTTTAGAGAGATGTATCAATTTTGGACAAGAAAATCAATTAAATAG
- a CDS encoding SemiSWEET transporter translates to MSELNYIDLFGFLAALLTTIAFLPQLYKTWRTKSADDVSLIMLILFIIGLFCWIIYGFKIKSVPILVANIITFIFNFSILVLKITYSETDG, encoded by the coding sequence ATGAGTGAATTAAACTATATAGATCTCTTTGGTTTTTTGGCTGCATTACTCACAACTATAGCTTTCTTACCTCAACTCTATAAAACCTGGCGAACCAAGTCAGCGGATGATGTTTCATTAATTATGTTAATTCTATTTATAATAGGTCTATTTTGTTGGATTATTTACGGTTTTAAAATCAAATCCGTTCCCATTTTAGTTGCTAACATAATTACCTTTATATTTAATTTTTCAATCTTAGTTTTAAAAATTACTTATAGCGAAACAGACGGATAA
- the psbF gene encoding cytochrome b559 subunit beta, long form: MINFKLLLVLTPVIFSVAFTDYWLRRWGVFVWDNGPTIQNQQVWEDTAIVADKGRPQDGYPVFTVRTLAVNALGIPTVFFLGAIFAMQFIRRGVINA, from the coding sequence ATGATCAACTTCAAATTACTCCTGGTACTTACCCCAGTCATTTTTTCAGTTGCTTTTACTGATTATTGGTTGAGAAGATGGGGAGTATTTGTCTGGGATAATGGTCCTACTATTCAAAACCAGCAGGTTTGGGAAGATACAGCAATCGTTGCAGATAAAGGAAGACCTCAAGATGGATACCCTGTATTTACGGTAAGAACTTTGGCAGTAAATGCATTAGGTATTCCAACAGTGTTTTTCCTTGGTGCGATTTTTGCAATGCAATTTATTCGCCGTGGTGTAATAAACGCATAA
- the fldA gene encoding flavodoxin FldA → MTVGIYFATTTGKTEDIAERLHGLLDSAEGPKDISDVDDLSELAGHDGVICGIPTWNTGADSERSGTAWDSILEDIGELNLSGKKVAIFGLGDSSTYTENYCDAMEELHRYFQQAGASMVGYVSKSDYTFDESKSVVGEEFCGLPLDEDSESDMTDERLSGWAEKLKGEMF, encoded by the coding sequence ATGACTGTAGGAATCTACTTCGCTACAACAACAGGTAAAACCGAAGATATAGCTGAACGGCTTCACGGCTTACTTGACTCTGCTGAAGGTCCAAAGGATATTTCAGATGTCGATGACCTTAGTGAATTAGCTGGACATGATGGGGTTATTTGTGGCATCCCAACATGGAACACTGGGGCTGATTCAGAAAGATCAGGCACTGCTTGGGACTCAATCCTTGAAGACATTGGTGAGCTAAATCTCAGTGGTAAGAAAGTTGCAATCTTCGGCTTAGGAGATTCTTCTACTTATACTGAAAACTATTGCGATGCAATGGAAGAACTCCATAGATACTTCCAGCAAGCAGGCGCTTCAATGGTGGGGTATGTTTCAAAGTCTGATTACACATTTGACGAGTCAAAAAGTGTGGTTGGTGAAGAATTTTGCGGATTACCACTAGATGAAGACAGCGAATCAGATATGACTGATGAAAGACTTTCAGGATGGGCTGAAAAACTTAAAGGGGAAATGTTCTAA
- a CDS encoding CopG family transcriptional regulator, protein MNSNSCPGQNISISVNLSLKDETLRMLIEMADDMGASLEDVLSSIAEDSVIDLKRLQDDLGIVIIPEKCSKQDLINSIQ, encoded by the coding sequence ATGAACTCAAATAGCTGTCCAGGCCAAAACATTTCTATTAGCGTAAATCTTTCCCTGAAAGATGAGACTTTGCGTATGTTGATAGAGATGGCTGATGATATGGGAGCTAGTCTTGAAGATGTTTTAAGCTCCATAGCTGAGGACTCGGTCATCGATTTAAAAAGGCTACAGGATGACTTAGGTATTGTTATTATTCCTGAAAAATGCAGTAAACAAGATTTAATCAACTCAATTCAATAG